In Hyphomicrobium denitrificans 1NES1, one DNA window encodes the following:
- the clpS gene encoding ATP-dependent Clp protease adapter ClpS, whose product MSVPIRLAGSNDPPNDPGRDDRDGDSKTGIVTKTRPKTKKPSLYKVLLLNDDFTPMEFVVLVLQRFFNKGQEDATRIMLHVHHKGVGICGVYTYEVAETKVTQVMDFSRQHGHPLQCTMEKE is encoded by the coding sequence ATGTCTGTACCAATCCGGCTGGCAGGAAGCAACGACCCGCCGAACGACCCGGGTCGCGATGACCGTGATGGCGATTCCAAGACGGGCATCGTCACCAAAACCAGGCCGAAAACGAAGAAACCGAGCCTCTACAAGGTTCTCCTTCTCAACGACGACTTCACGCCAATGGAGTTCGTCGTTCTTGTTCTGCAGCGCTTCTTCAACAAAGGACAGGAAGACGCGACGCGCATCATGCTGCATGTTCACCACAAAGGCGTCGGAATTTGTGGTGTCTACACGTACGAGGTCGCTGAAACCAAGGTGACGCAGGTCATGGACTTTTCACGGCAACATGGCCACCCTTTACAGTGCACCATGGAGAAAGAGTAG
- a CDS encoding D-alanyl-D-alanine carboxypeptidase, with product MFRRAFAFALLFLALAGISVPRANAATNKHAAFVVDVNSGAVLHNDDGDAIRHPASLTKMMTLYLTFELLESGRLKMSDMITISEHAASVAPSKLDLKPGDQISVADGIKAIVTKSANDIAVALAEKIGGTEANFVRLMNTRARELGMMKSHFENPSGLPDDDHVSTARDMATLALHLMDDFPGYYTIFATRTFTYRGKSYRNHNTMLNTFAGVDGIKTGYTRASGFNLVTSVHRGGRHLVGVVFGGSTAASRNAEMRVLLTKAFTRASTAKTRKPMLIAKLRGGPKIASRPASRDPKTRDVAVAEPEGRPAKSPRRVAGIGNRETPIQIFKVKHVPLAAKPAAASADETTDMQDTDGPAETGAVQTANADRNADAGFLAAAERLGRRAEMLGASDRVPATEPAPIAKPVAFAPASAPVAAAEPAPMPTAPANRAPSSPAPRQRGLPPSTLNAQASALTGGPEPSPPPAQSAQRQVTRISATSGGYEVQIGAYGSIADAQRALNSVQDRAKRLLAGVPSVTHPGTVNGKQIFRARFAGFDADRAASTCTELRRKGVDCFVMAGQ from the coding sequence GTGTTCCGACGGGCGTTTGCGTTTGCGCTCCTGTTTCTGGCGTTGGCCGGGATTTCCGTGCCGCGAGCCAATGCTGCAACGAACAAGCATGCCGCCTTTGTCGTGGATGTGAATTCCGGGGCGGTTCTGCACAATGACGACGGCGACGCCATTCGCCACCCGGCTTCCCTCACAAAGATGATGACGCTGTATCTGACATTCGAGCTGCTTGAGAGCGGCCGTCTCAAGATGTCGGACATGATCACAATCTCGGAGCACGCCGCGAGCGTCGCTCCGTCCAAGCTCGATCTTAAACCTGGCGATCAAATTTCTGTTGCCGACGGAATCAAGGCGATCGTCACGAAGTCCGCCAACGACATCGCGGTCGCCCTTGCCGAGAAGATCGGCGGCACGGAAGCCAACTTCGTCCGGCTGATGAATACCCGCGCCCGTGAGCTCGGGATGATGAAATCGCACTTTGAAAATCCATCGGGCCTTCCCGACGACGATCACGTCTCGACGGCGCGCGACATGGCGACCTTGGCGCTGCACTTGATGGACGATTTTCCGGGCTACTATACGATCTTTGCGACCCGCACGTTTACGTATCGCGGCAAGTCGTACCGCAATCACAATACGATGCTGAACACGTTTGCGGGCGTCGACGGCATCAAGACCGGGTACACACGCGCGTCGGGGTTCAATCTCGTCACGTCGGTTCATCGTGGCGGCCGTCATCTCGTCGGCGTCGTTTTCGGCGGATCGACTGCCGCGTCGCGAAATGCCGAGATGCGCGTCCTTTTGACAAAGGCGTTCACGCGCGCCTCGACCGCCAAAACACGCAAGCCGATGCTGATTGCGAAGCTCAGGGGCGGGCCGAAGATTGCATCACGCCCGGCGTCCCGCGATCCGAAAACACGAGATGTCGCCGTCGCCGAACCGGAGGGGCGCCCCGCAAAATCGCCGCGGCGCGTTGCGGGTATCGGAAACCGCGAAACGCCAATTCAGATATTCAAGGTCAAGCACGTTCCGCTCGCCGCAAAACCGGCTGCTGCATCTGCGGACGAGACGACAGACATGCAAGATACCGACGGCCCGGCAGAGACGGGAGCCGTTCAGACGGCGAATGCCGATCGCAATGCGGATGCCGGTTTTCTCGCCGCTGCCGAACGCCTTGGCCGACGCGCGGAAATGTTAGGCGCTTCGGACAGGGTTCCTGCCACTGAGCCCGCCCCTATCGCAAAGCCTGTCGCCTTTGCTCCAGCGTCGGCGCCCGTGGCCGCGGCTGAGCCTGCTCCCATGCCGACGGCGCCAGCCAATCGGGCCCCCTCATCTCCCGCGCCCCGCCAACGCGGACTGCCGCCCTCGACACTCAATGCACAGGCCTCGGCATTGACCGGGGGACCGGAGCCGTCGCCACCTCCGGCACAATCTGCGCAGCGGCAAGTGACGCGCATCAGCGCAACGTCCGGCGGCTATGAGGTTCAGATCGGAGCCTATGGCTCGATCGCCGATGCCCAGCGTGCGCTCAATTCCGTGCAGGATCGCGCCAAGCGACTGCTGGCCGGCGTTCCGTCGGTCACGCATCCAGGGACCGTTAACGGCAAACAGATCTTTCGCGCCCGGTTCGCGGGTTTTGACGCGGACCGCGCCGCATCGACATGCACCGAGCTTCGCCGCAAAGGCGTCGACTGCTTCGTGATGGCCGGCCAATAG
- a CDS encoding fatty acid desaturase family protein, with the protein MNANALAKTELATEAARAPDAARPKGVRRGEAIRELKKRDNYTNFYHIGFVYFVIALAIGFTIWSYHLVDVEGLGWWWDIPTTIAAITVIGASQHQFGGVIHEGTHFILFENKILNELASDWLAAFPIYTSTFQFRLHHLAHHQFINDPVRDPDWAQLHDSGHDLDFPITHFEMLRALGKQIWLPNLFRYTIARARYSALGTVNNPYVDRERRGERLPTLAGVLYAIIAPAAVIPLVRSGHGAWAFAVLGFLTAVVITYFARLDEDKLPHAHVETVISHRTTNISRIVYMAILYAALTAIEVVGWGQAWRYFGLLWVAPLFTTFPLFMIMRQWVQHGNADRGRYTNSRVFLVNPFIRYAVFPFGMDYHLPHHIYASVPHYKLHGLHELLLQDPEYREKGVVVEGYFNSPHGDAGGRNPTVIEVLGDKYAPKGLEEAYIDADTLEYAKVRNPDAIERENRDSLNEGR; encoded by the coding sequence ATGAATGCAAACGCCTTAGCGAAAACCGAACTGGCGACTGAAGCGGCTAGGGCGCCCGATGCGGCTCGGCCGAAAGGCGTACGCCGGGGCGAGGCTATTCGCGAGCTTAAGAAGCGCGACAACTATACGAACTTCTATCATATCGGATTTGTCTACTTCGTGATTGCGCTCGCTATCGGATTCACGATCTGGAGCTATCACCTTGTTGACGTGGAAGGTCTTGGCTGGTGGTGGGATATCCCGACAACGATTGCCGCCATAACTGTGATCGGCGCCTCGCAGCATCAGTTCGGCGGCGTCATCCACGAGGGTACGCACTTCATCCTGTTCGAGAACAAGATTTTGAACGAGCTCGCGTCCGATTGGCTTGCGGCATTTCCGATCTATACATCGACCTTCCAATTCCGTTTGCATCATCTCGCGCATCATCAATTCATCAATGACCCTGTGCGCGATCCGGATTGGGCACAATTGCATGACAGCGGCCACGACCTCGATTTTCCGATCACCCACTTCGAGATGCTGCGCGCCCTCGGCAAGCAGATATGGCTTCCGAATTTGTTCCGCTACACGATTGCGCGAGCCCGCTACAGCGCGCTCGGAACCGTCAACAATCCTTACGTCGATCGCGAACGGCGGGGCGAGCGGCTGCCGACACTGGCCGGGGTGTTGTACGCGATAATCGCGCCTGCGGCGGTTATTCCATTGGTTCGATCGGGCCATGGTGCCTGGGCGTTTGCCGTTCTCGGATTCCTGACGGCCGTGGTCATTACCTACTTTGCGCGCCTCGACGAGGACAAGCTTCCGCATGCTCACGTCGAAACGGTAATTTCGCATCGAACGACGAACATCAGCCGGATCGTGTATATGGCGATCCTCTATGCGGCGCTGACTGCGATCGAGGTTGTCGGCTGGGGCCAGGCTTGGCGCTACTTCGGGCTGCTTTGGGTGGCGCCGCTATTCACGACCTTCCCGCTGTTCATGATCATGCGCCAATGGGTGCAGCATGGAAATGCCGATCGCGGACGCTATACGAACTCGCGCGTCTTCCTCGTCAATCCGTTCATCCGTTACGCAGTGTTTCCGTTCGGCATGGACTATCACCTGCCGCATCACATCTACGCGTCGGTCCCGCACTACAAGCTGCACGGCCTGCACGAGCTGCTGCTGCAGGACCCTGAATATCGCGAGAAAGGTGTGGTGGTTGAAGGCTACTTCAACTCGCCGCATGGCGACGCTGGCGGCCGAAATCCGACGGTCATCGAGGTGCTGGGCGACAAGTATGCGCCGAAAGGGTTGGAAGAGGCATATATCGACGCCGATACGCTCGAATATGCAAAGGTCAGGAACCCGGACGCCATCGAGCGCGAAAACAGGGACTCCCTCAACGAGGGCCGGTAG
- the panC gene encoding pantoate--beta-alanine ligase, protein MSHSVKVVSTVRDLRHVMADWRRAGKTIALVPTMGALHPGHISLVRQAKENADKVVVSIFVNPTQFAPHEDLARYPRDEAGDLAKLSEAEADLVWSPSVDEMYPAVFSTSVKAGSAAADLEGAFRPHHFDGVATVCAKLFNQVTPDVAIFGEKDYQQLAVLRQLVDDLNMPLRLIAAPTVREKDGLALSSRNAYLSEKERAIAPALYATISEAAAQVAAGTPFTVITTDATAHLAEAGFTKVDYVEIRDAATLSAVVSPGKPLRILAAAWLGKTRLIDNIAAASPS, encoded by the coding sequence GTGAGTCATTCCGTAAAAGTCGTTTCCACCGTTCGGGACCTGAGGCACGTCATGGCCGACTGGCGCCGCGCCGGCAAAACGATTGCCCTCGTTCCGACAATGGGGGCGCTGCATCCGGGACACATATCGCTGGTCAGGCAAGCCAAGGAAAACGCGGACAAGGTGGTCGTCTCGATCTTCGTCAATCCAACGCAATTTGCTCCGCACGAAGATCTGGCTCGCTATCCTCGTGACGAAGCCGGAGATTTGGCAAAACTTAGCGAAGCCGAGGCGGATCTCGTCTGGAGTCCGAGCGTCGACGAGATGTATCCGGCGGTTTTTTCGACGAGCGTCAAAGCTGGCAGCGCCGCGGCCGATCTCGAAGGCGCCTTCCGGCCGCACCATTTTGACGGCGTCGCGACTGTCTGTGCCAAGCTCTTCAACCAAGTGACGCCCGATGTCGCGATCTTCGGCGAAAAAGATTACCAGCAACTCGCGGTGCTCCGGCAATTGGTCGACGATCTCAACATGCCGCTAAGGCTTATTGCTGCGCCGACTGTCCGCGAGAAGGATGGCTTGGCGCTTTCATCGCGCAACGCCTATCTGTCGGAGAAGGAGCGCGCCATTGCGCCGGCGCTTTATGCAACAATTTCGGAGGCCGCCGCACAAGTTGCGGCCGGAACGCCATTCACTGTCATAACTACGGATGCAACGGCGCACCTCGCCGAAGCGGGATTCACGAAAGTCGACTACGTTGAGATTCGCGACGCCGCGACGCTCAGCGCGGTCGTGTCGCCCGGAAAACCGCTGCGTATTCTTGCCGCCGCCTGGCTCGGCAAGACGCGGCTTATCGATAATATCGCGGCCGCAAGCCCGTCCTAA
- a CDS encoding aquaporin: MNSRALAAEAFGTFMLMASVLGAAFYSFGAPAGAAGILGVALSIGCTVMVMAFAVGHISGGHFNPAVTLGLVAGGRFEASKAVPYIIAQVIGACAACGIFSLVGHTGANFAANGYGELSMLKASLSQVFILETVLTAFFVLVIMGVTRPNGPSLLAPLAIGLTLTAIHLMAIPISNASVNPARSLGSAVYAGGEALSQVWLFWVAPILGAIIGGVFGRWLLED, from the coding sequence ATGAATAGCAGAGCACTCGCTGCCGAAGCTTTTGGCACTTTTATGCTTATGGCGTCCGTTCTCGGGGCCGCCTTCTACTCATTCGGAGCGCCAGCGGGCGCTGCCGGTATCCTTGGCGTCGCGTTGTCGATCGGCTGCACCGTCATGGTTATGGCATTTGCGGTGGGCCACATCTCAGGCGGGCACTTCAACCCAGCTGTCACGCTCGGCCTTGTCGCAGGCGGCCGGTTCGAGGCGAGCAAGGCTGTGCCCTACATTATCGCCCAAGTTATCGGTGCCTGCGCCGCCTGCGGGATTTTTTCGCTCGTCGGCCATACTGGCGCGAACTTCGCAGCGAACGGCTATGGCGAACTGTCGATGCTTAAGGCGAGCCTGTCTCAGGTCTTCATCCTCGAGACTGTGCTGACGGCCTTTTTCGTTCTCGTCATCATGGGCGTAACGCGCCCGAACGGCCCCAGCCTGCTGGCGCCGCTAGCAATCGGCCTGACGCTCACCGCCATTCACCTGATGGCGATTCCGATCTCGAACGCTTCCGTAAACCCGGCCCGGAGCTTAGGCTCGGCTGTTTATGCGGGCGGCGAGGCGCTGTCGCAGGTTTGGCTGTTCTGGGTTGCGCCAATCCTCGGCGCCATCATCGGAGGCGTCTTCGGCAGGTGGCTGCTCGAAGACTGA
- the parE gene encoding DNA topoisomerase IV subunit B, producing the protein MGRSQIDLFSEFDSEMTEKSSRARKPVESTGYSEHDIEVLEGLEPVRRRPGMYIGGTDEKAMHHLFAEVIDNSMDEAVAGHATWIDVELSADGFLAVTDNGRGIPVGPYPKNKSLSTLEVVMTVLHAGGKFDSKAYSTSGGLHGVGVSVVNALSETLEVQVARDQQLYRMVFSRGIPQTKLEKLGSIMNRRGTKTRFRPDEKIFGKGAAFKPARLFKMARAKAYLFAGVEIRWKCAPELIKDDTPSEAVFHFPGGLADYLTASIDGRTRVTKDIFAGRIEKEGGHGSVEWAVAWISDEDGFSLSYCNTVPTAEGGTHENGLRQALYKGLRAYGELTGNKKAQQITSEDVMGTAASMLSVFIREPEFQGQTKDKLATTEATKIVETAVRDAFDHWLADSPQQATKLLEWTVDQSEDRLKRRREKEIGRQSATRKLRLPGKLADCSIQQAAGTEVFIVEGDSAGGSAKSARDRETQAVLPLRGKILNVANASSAKLSQNQLLADLIQALGAGTGAKYRDEDLRYERVIIMTDADVDGAHIASLLITFFYQEMPELIENGHLFLAVPPLYKISDKSDVAYARNEAHRDQLLETHFKNKKPKVTRFKGLGEMDFKDLKETTMDKRRRMLLRVAIGEGEREGLSEVVNSLMGSKPEARFRFIQERAAFAKDLDI; encoded by the coding sequence ATGGGCCGATCGCAGATTGATCTCTTTTCGGAATTCGACAGCGAAATGACTGAAAAATCGTCGCGCGCCCGTAAACCCGTGGAAAGCACGGGTTACAGCGAGCATGATATCGAAGTGCTCGAAGGCCTGGAGCCCGTTCGCCGCAGGCCCGGCATGTACATCGGCGGCACGGACGAGAAGGCGATGCATCACCTTTTCGCCGAGGTGATCGATAACTCGATGGACGAGGCGGTCGCCGGGCACGCGACGTGGATCGACGTCGAGCTTTCCGCCGATGGGTTTCTGGCCGTGACCGACAACGGCCGCGGCATCCCGGTCGGGCCATATCCAAAAAATAAGAGCTTGAGCACGCTCGAAGTCGTCATGACCGTGCTGCACGCCGGCGGCAAGTTCGACTCGAAAGCGTACAGCACGTCGGGCGGTCTGCACGGCGTCGGCGTTTCGGTCGTCAACGCGCTTTCCGAAACGCTCGAAGTGCAGGTGGCGCGCGATCAGCAGCTTTATCGCATGGTTTTTTCGCGCGGCATTCCGCAGACGAAGCTCGAAAAGCTCGGCTCGATCATGAACCGGCGCGGCACGAAGACGCGCTTCCGGCCTGACGAGAAGATTTTCGGCAAGGGCGCCGCATTCAAGCCGGCACGGCTTTTCAAGATGGCACGCGCCAAAGCCTATCTTTTCGCGGGCGTCGAGATCCGCTGGAAGTGCGCGCCGGAACTCATCAAGGACGACACGCCGTCCGAGGCTGTTTTCCATTTCCCGGGGGGTCTCGCCGATTATCTGACGGCTTCGATCGATGGCCGGACGCGCGTCACGAAGGACATCTTCGCGGGTCGCATCGAGAAGGAAGGCGGCCACGGGTCGGTCGAATGGGCCGTCGCATGGATCTCCGATGAAGATGGGTTCTCGCTCTCCTATTGTAACACCGTGCCGACGGCTGAAGGCGGCACGCACGAGAACGGCTTGCGTCAGGCGCTCTACAAGGGACTTCGAGCCTACGGCGAACTCACCGGAAACAAGAAGGCGCAGCAGATCACGTCGGAAGACGTGATGGGCACGGCTGCCTCGATGCTGTCCGTTTTCATCCGGGAGCCGGAATTCCAGGGCCAGACGAAGGACAAGCTCGCGACCACCGAAGCGACGAAGATCGTCGAAACGGCGGTGCGCGATGCCTTCGATCATTGGCTCGCGGATTCTCCGCAGCAGGCGACGAAGCTGCTCGAATGGACGGTCGACCAATCGGAAGATCGCCTCAAGCGACGGCGTGAAAAGGAAATCGGCCGGCAATCCGCGACGCGCAAGCTGCGCTTGCCGGGCAAGCTTGCCGACTGCTCGATTCAGCAGGCCGCGGGCACGGAAGTCTTTATCGTCGAAGGCGACTCGGCCGGCGGCAGCGCCAAGAGCGCGCGCGATCGCGAAACGCAGGCCGTGCTGCCGCTGCGCGGTAAAATCCTGAACGTGGCGAATGCGTCGTCCGCGAAGCTCTCCCAGAACCAACTTCTGGCCGATCTCATTCAAGCGCTCGGTGCGGGCACGGGCGCGAAATATCGTGACGAAGATCTGCGCTACGAGCGCGTTATCATCATGACTGACGCCGATGTCGACGGTGCGCACATCGCGTCGCTGCTCATCACATTCTTCTATCAGGAGATGCCGGAACTGATCGAAAACGGACATCTCTTTCTTGCGGTGCCGCCGCTTTACAAGATTTCCGACAAGTCGGACGTCGCCTATGCGCGCAACGAGGCGCACCGCGATCAGCTTCTCGAAACGCACTTCAAGAACAAGAAGCCCAAGGTCACGCGCTTCAAGGGCCTTGGCGAGATGGATTTCAAGGACCTCAAGGAAACGACGATGGACAAGCGGCGGCGGATGCTGTTGCGCGTGGCGATCGGTGAAGGGGAACGCGAGGGCTTATCGGAAGTCGTGAATTCACTGATGGGATCGAAGCCCGAGGCACGCTTCCGCTTCATCCAGGAGCGCGCAGCGTTCGCGAAGGACTTGGACATCTAA
- the putA gene encoding bifunctional proline dehydrogenase/L-glutamate gamma-semialdehyde dehydrogenase PutA translates to MVAALRREDLERVLPPRDEFSAQYLTDEPRLVGALIERAFFAEDERRRIADVARRLVHTARANKADHSGVDAFMHEYGLATDEGVILMCLAEALLRIPDTETANAFIADKVSGGAWDKHRGHSDSLLVNASTWGLMLTGRIVKLKEAKGANPLQALKRLVARSGEPTIRLAVRQAVRLLGEQFVLGSTIEGALSRARALEEKGYRFSYDMLGEAARSERDAERYFQRYMAAIDAVGTAAPPFTATNVDAIFERPSISVKLSALHPRFEPGKETRLHAELAPRLLTIARAARAKGLGLTIDAEEQDRLEVTAEMFGETLVNPQLDNWNGLGLAVQAYGKRAIPLIRWLRRLAEQTGKRIPVRLVKGAYWDSEIKWAQERGLEDYPVFSRKLHTDVSYLAAMRLLISEPVAFYPQFATHNAHAIASASVAGGAVEFEYQRLHGMGEALYEQIVGVGQFGRPCRIYVPVGGHEDLLGYLVRRLLENGANTSFVNRLGDDETSVSEIIADPVEIADREYTSGDRPTLLTRPRDIYLPERKNSAGLPLVEVSVRRTLLSDIGKALKTPFAAGPIVNGNATTAGDAAALAVSPHDHRERIGTVRLATPQNLEDAITSARNASAHWERTEAAERARILETAADLFERDRATLLAALIREAGKTLDAAQAELREAVDYLRYYAVEARRLLSNSIRLRGPTGEENTLTLRGRGTFACISPWNFPVAIFTGQIAAALAAGNPVIAKPAEQTPISGYLVVKLLHEAGIPRDVLHLVTGGGKLGEALVKDTRVEGVVFTGSGETAWAIQKTLVDRRGAIIPFIAETGGINAMIADSSALPEQVVRDAVRSAFDSAGQRCSAARILFVQDESASRIRSMLAGAIEALDVGDPLDYATDIGPVIDETAQDLLESHKVRMQREAREIVDLAMPEACRAGTYVTPALFEIDRLAKLDHEVFGPILHMIRYQRDQLDKVVAALNATGYGLTLGLHSRIESVAQYVAENARVGNLYINRNQIGAVVGVQPFGGEGLSGTGPKAGGPNYLLRFATERTRSTDITATGGNYTLLSGKA, encoded by the coding sequence ATGGTCGCGGCATTGCGGCGTGAGGATTTAGAGCGCGTTCTCCCACCTCGGGACGAATTTTCCGCGCAATATTTGACAGACGAGCCGAGGCTCGTCGGCGCCTTGATAGAGCGTGCGTTCTTTGCCGAGGACGAGCGCCGTCGCATCGCGGACGTCGCGCGTCGGCTCGTGCACACCGCACGTGCCAACAAGGCCGACCATTCCGGCGTCGATGCCTTCATGCATGAATATGGCTTGGCGACGGACGAAGGCGTCATTCTGATGTGCCTCGCCGAGGCCTTGCTCAGAATTCCCGATACCGAAACGGCGAATGCATTCATTGCCGACAAAGTTTCGGGCGGCGCCTGGGACAAACATCGCGGCCATTCCGACAGCCTGCTGGTCAACGCCTCGACCTGGGGCTTGATGCTGACAGGGCGTATCGTAAAGCTCAAGGAGGCCAAAGGCGCCAATCCGTTGCAGGCGCTGAAACGGCTCGTCGCGCGCTCGGGCGAACCGACTATCCGCCTTGCGGTGCGCCAAGCCGTCCGGCTGTTGGGCGAGCAATTCGTTTTGGGCTCGACGATCGAAGGTGCGTTGTCGCGCGCCCGCGCCCTTGAGGAGAAGGGCTACCGCTTTTCCTACGACATGCTCGGAGAAGCAGCCCGTTCGGAGCGCGACGCCGAGCGCTATTTCCAGCGCTATATGGCGGCCATCGATGCGGTCGGAACTGCTGCGCCGCCGTTTACCGCCACGAACGTCGACGCGATTTTCGAGCGGCCGTCGATTTCCGTGAAGCTTTCGGCACTCCATCCGCGCTTCGAGCCCGGCAAGGAAACGCGCCTCCATGCCGAGCTCGCTCCCCGCCTATTGACGATAGCGCGCGCAGCGCGAGCAAAAGGTCTTGGCCTGACCATCGATGCCGAGGAACAGGATCGCCTCGAAGTTACTGCCGAGATGTTCGGCGAGACGTTGGTCAATCCGCAGCTCGACAACTGGAACGGTCTTGGCCTCGCCGTTCAGGCCTACGGCAAGCGTGCAATCCCGCTCATCCGCTGGCTCCGCAGGCTGGCGGAGCAGACCGGTAAGCGCATTCCGGTGCGGCTCGTCAAAGGCGCGTATTGGGATAGTGAGATCAAATGGGCGCAGGAACGCGGCCTTGAAGATTATCCGGTATTCTCGCGCAAGCTGCATACGGACGTGTCCTACCTCGCGGCGATGCGCCTTTTGATTTCGGAGCCAGTTGCATTCTATCCGCAGTTCGCGACCCACAACGCCCACGCGATCGCGTCGGCTTCCGTGGCGGGCGGCGCGGTCGAATTCGAATACCAGCGCCTGCATGGCATGGGCGAAGCGCTGTACGAGCAGATCGTCGGCGTCGGTCAGTTCGGACGCCCGTGCCGCATTTACGTGCCCGTCGGAGGGCACGAGGATTTGCTGGGCTATCTCGTTCGTCGGTTGCTTGAGAACGGCGCCAATACATCTTTCGTCAACCGGCTGGGCGACGATGAAACGTCGGTATCGGAAATCATCGCCGATCCCGTCGAGATTGCGGATCGCGAATATACGTCCGGCGACCGTCCAACGCTGCTCACACGCCCGCGTGACATCTACCTCCCCGAGCGCAAGAACAGCGCCGGGCTGCCGCTTGTCGAAGTCAGTGTCCGTCGCACGCTGCTTTCCGACATTGGCAAGGCCTTGAAAACGCCTTTCGCGGCGGGTCCGATCGTCAACGGCAATGCCACGACGGCCGGAGACGCGGCGGCATTGGCAGTCTCTCCGCACGATCATCGCGAGCGTATCGGTACAGTCCGGCTTGCAACGCCCCAAAATCTCGAAGATGCGATTACCAGCGCGCGCAATGCGTCGGCGCACTGGGAGCGAACGGAAGCAGCCGAACGCGCCCGCATCCTCGAAACGGCTGCGGATCTTTTCGAAAGAGATCGCGCCACGCTGTTGGCCGCGCTCATCCGCGAGGCCGGCAAGACGCTCGATGCGGCTCAGGCCGAACTCCGCGAGGCGGTCGATTATCTCCGCTACTACGCGGTCGAGGCGCGGCGATTGTTATCAAACTCGATCCGGCTGCGCGGTCCGACCGGCGAAGAAAACACCTTGACGCTTCGGGGGCGTGGGACTTTCGCCTGTATATCGCCCTGGAATTTTCCGGTTGCGATTTTTACGGGCCAGATTGCGGCAGCCCTTGCGGCCGGAAATCCGGTGATCGCAAAACCGGCAGAGCAGACGCCGATTTCGGGTTATCTGGTAGTGAAGCTTCTGCACGAGGCCGGGATTCCACGCGATGTCCTGCACTTGGTCACGGGTGGCGGAAAGCTTGGAGAAGCGCTCGTCAAGGATACGCGTGTCGAGGGCGTTGTCTTCACGGGGTCCGGCGAGACGGCCTGGGCAATCCAGAAGACGCTCGTTGACAGACGCGGTGCCATCATTCCTTTCATCGCCGAGACGGGTGGTATCAACGCGATGATCGCAGACTCATCCGCTTTGCCCGAGCAGGTGGTCCGTGACGCCGTCCGCTCGGCTTTCGACAGCGCCGGACAACGCTGCTCCGCCGCGCGCATCCTGTTCGTCCAGGATGAAAGCGCGTCGCGGATCCGTTCGATGCTTGCCGGTGCTATCGAGGCGCTCGACGTCGGCGATCCGCTCGACTACGCGACCGACATCGGTCCCGTGATCGACGAGACGGCGCAGGATCTGCTCGAAAGTCACAAGGTCCGCATGCAGCGCGAGGCCCGCGAGATCGTCGACCTTGCAATGCCCGAAGCCTGTCGCGCTGGCACATACGTCACGCCCGCGCTCTTCGAGATTGACCGTCTCGCTAAGCTCGACCACGAAGTTTTCGGGCCGATCCTTCACATGATCCGCTACCAGCGCGATCAGCTCGACAAAGTCGTCGCCGCCTTGAACGCTACCGGCTACGGCCTGACGCTCGGGCTCCACAGCCGCATCGAAAGCGTCGCCCAGTACGTTGCCGAGAATGCGCGTGTGGGAAATCTCTACATCAACCGTAACCAGATCGGCGCCGTCGTCGGTGTCCAGCCGTTCGGTGGCGAAGGTCTTTCCGGAACCGGCCCGAAAGCGGGCGGCCCAAACTATCTTTTGCGTTTCGCAACGGAACGCACGCGCTCGACCGATATCACCGCAACGGGCGGTAACTACACGCTGTTGAGCGGCAAGGCTTAG